taaattagaATAAATAACGTAATTcaatatgtattttatgtttgcgtgcattatttttaatattaaaagtatgtcttaatgaaattatatcattttttaagataaaaaaaacgcTTATATGCGTAAGGAAATATTTTCtcattcatattttttaaatatgattttttattttataaaaatttattatatttagatatatttatttttttagacCATCctcaaaaaatgtaaatgtgaaaatgtgataataaataatgatgtatatataagaaatatatatacaatatttatgtatgaTTGCACATTTATAGATATACatgcatattatttccCATATAGAGTAAATATGGAGGACCCCAAATGTGATATTTTGTATGAGCATATGCATTATGAGAAGAAAACTAAGTTAATAAGAATAGCAAAAGAGATATATGagaacataaataataacaaaataaactCATGGCGATGTGCAACAATAGCCTTAAGggataaaattaaagagAATTTGgattttaatgaaaaagggTGGCATATTATTATCGGTCAAAAATTTGGATTTTTTTGTACTCATGAAATATACAACGCATTGCATTTTAAGTTGGATCATATTGAGTTTTTGATTTTCAAGCATggataattaaatatatatcaataaaaatctatatgcatatgcctgttattgtaaatttatatttgtaaatatattctataaaaattatgtgaTATAGGATGcacaattttttcattaattaattaGTTTTATAAGACaatctcttttttttaaatacatgAAAAACGACAAATAAACTTCTTTATGTTTTTAGTGTCatactatataaatattacgTGTTACACCTTTGTTTGCATTCTCAAGCATTTAAAAGACACAAATATTAAATCCATCAATTTAAATAGGTACACATCAGTAtaacaatattaataattttttaaaacaattttaaaccaatagaaatatttattttttaaaatgggTGGTAAAAATGTGTACAAGCCgtttaatgaaaattaagTGCTATAAGTGAGATTATGCATATTGATTTATTGTATAGTAACATATTACTTCACTAAAATCACTAATcaagaaaaggaaaataattttacagTATATGCCTAtagatattaaaatatgaaaaaaattattatttttttgtttattcctttttatatatgtatattttttggtaTAGATTTTTGCacacattaaaaaaaataattaataagaATAGAAATAGCAAACagcatttattttgttcaaGTTGTCTTCGTACACTTCCCTATATACAAACTCTAAGTCATTTTCTTTGTTTTATCTACATCTTACTATCCTTGTATAAATAGATCAATAACAAAGAAAAGACATGCATATCTATACAACTCTTAAAAAATcgtatataataaaggaaaaatatgttaattaaattatacaactttttattaaaaagcGTATATTcacataattatatgatagcatttattatttatttttgtgtgCATGATATTTGTGTTTATTCTAtgaaaaatggaataattGAAATTTTACAGTtgtaagaaaaaaataagcataagaaatataaataaaaatattttattcttacataataatataaattttttctatagatataaataaaaaagaggaaaaatactgtttatttttccattgagattataatttaccattttcaaaaattggAAATATTTGCATATAGGTATATACGtgtatgtacatatatt
This genomic stretch from Plasmodium vinckei vinckei genome assembly, chromosome: PVVCY_02 harbors:
- a CDS encoding dynein light chain, putative; its protein translation is MEDPKCDILYEHMHYEKKTKLIRIAKEIYENINNNKINSWRCATIALRDKIKENLDFNEKGWHIIIGQKFGFFCTHEIYNALHFKLDHIEFLIFKHG